Below is a genomic region from Kribbella qitaiheensis.
TCGATTCATCGAGTCGGTCTTTTGATCAATCTCGAAAGCATTCTTCAGTTTGAAGTTGATACCCATGCAAAGCAGTCTCGGGCAGATCTGATTCTTAGGGTGAGACACGCCGTCGGGAGCGTGCATTGCGGGTTCAGAGAGCGCGGGCTGCTTCGGTGAAGTGATGCGTCAGAGGTTCGTCGGGGTAGCGGGTTGTGAGTTCGTGGGTTAGTTCGCCGGCCACCATGACGAGGGAGGGGCGGCTCTGGCGAGTGCCGTGGAGGCCGGTGAGGCCTAGAGTTGTGGCTTCTTCGAGCCCTCCTTGGCGGGCGGCGACGATGGCGAGCGCGATGCGGCTCTCGCCGATTCGCATCGGGGAGAGTTCGGTGCCGTCGGGTGCCAGGTTGTCCTGGATGACGGCCGTTGCGTACTGGCGCGCGAGCTGGTCGTCACCGGCGAGGCGGTGTACGTCCATCGCGTAGTACTGCCATTTGGCCGGGTCGACCTTGAAATGGTTGTCCGGGCGATCCGGGTACGGCAGGCGATCGAGAATCTCGCGACCGGATTCCAGTAGAGGCTCGAGGCCCGATTGCCCGAGGCGAGCCCGCGCCTTCGCTTCCTGGGCGATGAGTTGCACGTGGACACTCGATTGCTGGGCGACAGCCTGGCCCGCTTCGGCCGAATCGATCGCGTCAAGGAGCCGACCTTGGGTAAGCGCGAACCACGCGGACATCTCGTGAGCCCAACCACTGATCTCCGCGTGCCCGGCTTCGGCGCCCAGCTGCAGCGCCGCAGTACGGGTCGACTCGGCGGCTGCCCGCAGACCCAGGTCGTACTCGACACAGCCCGCAAGCAACGCAAGCCAGCCACCCGCGGCCAGTAGCTCGGCATGCGCACACAGGCCAACTGGGCGTCGCAACAGTTCGCCGACGTGCCGCAGCCAGCCTTGTGCCTCCTCGCGGAGCTCCATCGCATCACGCCAGGAGTACTGGCAACACAACTCGACTAGCGTTGCGTGCAGGCGCTCCAACGTTGCCGGAGTCGCATCGGATGCCTGCAATCGTTGGACGAGCTCGGCAGTCTGCCAGGGCGTCCGGTCGAGCTTGGCCACCAGCTCGTCGCCGGATGCAGCGATCAGTGCGCCGTTCGCCCGCAGCGCCTCGTCGCAGAGCCGCGCAAGAGTCTCGGTCGCGGGCTTGCGGCCATTCTCCACATTTGACAGGTAGCCGCGGCTGAAGTGGGTCACCCGGCTGAGCTCGCCCAGGGACCATCCGCGATGCTCGCGGTACTCCCGCAACAACGACCCGAACGCCATACAACCTAGTGTCACCCGGCGGTTGTATCCCTGTCGCCTTTTGCCGTGGGATACAAGGCAACCGTGGTGGCCGAGTCTGTTTCAGCAGACGCTGTCGCCATGCTCAAGCTCGTGAACGAAGCAACCTGCGACGGGGTCCATCCAGACACTGGTCTGGGATGCGTCCTTGGCGAGCATCGCGGCTACCACTGCGCCGTCGACGGCGCTGAGTGGCTCGACGACGAGTGATTCAGGCCGGCGAGGCGTTCGGACGCTGAAGCCGACCACCTTGGTGGGCTATTGGTTTTGGGCGGCGGCTGCGCGGGGCCTGGGTGAAGGGGAGGCGGTCGAAGATGATTTTGAGGTGGGTGATGCGGGCGTGCTGGACGGTGAGGAGTTCGGCGCCGGGGGCGTGGGGGACTGGGGTGGTGACGGTGTCGTACATCAGGAGCGCGGTGGTTTCGTCGCCGAAGGCCGAGAGCAAGGTTGAGCTGGTGACGGTCTGGGAGAACGGCTCCATGAACGCGCGGAAGGCGGCGGCGCCGTCGAGGCGGCCGGCTGGCGTGTGGCAGATGATGTCGTCGGCGATGTAGCGCATGGCCAGGTCGAAGTCGTGGCTGGTCCAAGCCTGGTGATAGGCGAGCACGGTCTCTAGCGCCGTGGTGGTGGTCTCAGTCATCGGGTGGTCCTTTCGGTGAACGAGTGGTGACTGGATAGACACCACGTGCATCGCGAACGGAACGGTCCGCGCGAAGTTCGCAGTACGGCGGAAAGCAGTACGGCGGAGGCGGCACGGCAGGAGAGGCGATTCAGGGGAGGCAGCACGTTGGAGCCGGGGGAGCTGGCACGATGAGTGGATGACGGTGTTGGTGCGGGCGCAGGCGGGGGACGAAAACGCTTTCCGGGAGCTGACCGCGCCGTACTTCCGGGAGCTCCATCTGCATTGCTATCGCATGCTCGGTTCTGTCACGGATGCCGATGACGTGATGCAGGAGATCCTGCTCGCCGCGTGGCGCGGGTTGGACGGGTTCGCTGGGAGGTCGTCCGTACGCACGTGGCTTTACCGGATCGCGACGAATCGCTGCCTGAACGCGATTCGCGACAGCAAGCGGCGGCCGCCCGTCGAGCCTGTTCCACCTTTCGACCCGCCTGCTCCGTCGCGGCGTAGCGAGGTGACCTGGCTGCAGCCGTATCCGGATGAGTGGCTCCACCAACTCGCCGACAGCGAACCCGGGCCCGAGACCCACGCAGTACGGCGGGAGAACGTCGAGCTGGCGTTCATCGCTGCCCTGCAACGGATGCCGCCGAAGCAGGCGGCCGCTCTTCTCCTCGTCGACGTACTCGGATTCGCTACCACCGACGTCGCCGACCTGATGGACACCAGCCCAACCGCGATCAAGGGAGCGCTCCAGCGAGCCCGAGCCTCACTACGCACCAGCCAAGGCTCCAAGCCTGCCGATGCTCCATCACGCGCCAACAGCCGATCCTCAGAGGTCCCCGATGCCACCAACCGCCGAGGCTCGGAGATCCCCGATGCCGCGGCCGAACGCCAACTGGCCAGGCGATTCGCCGAAGCCTTCGTCGCTGACGACATCGATGCCATCACCAGCATGCTCACGGACGACGCCTGGCTGACCATGCCGCCGGCGCCACACGAGTACTACGGCCCTCCGGCGATCGCTGCCTTCTTGCACGCGAGCGCCGAAGCCCGTACCGGTTCGACCCTCCAGTTCGAGGAAGCCGGCGCCAACCTCCAGCCCGCATTCCACTGCTACTTCGTAGACCAGCACCACGTACGCCGGTACGCCGGCCGCCTGGTGCTGGGCATCCGCAGCGACCACATAACCCACATCACCCGCTTCCTCGGCCCAGCACCCGCAACCCGGATCACGCAGTTCCTCGGTCCCGCCGCCGAACCCAGCTAAACGGAAACTCACCTTTCCGCGGAGTTTTCCGCGGAAAGGTGAGTGCCGTGGCGAGCCGCGACGGTGACTGGAGCGCGGCGAGGAAAACGTTTTCGGTGGCTACTTGGCCTCGCGGGCTGCCTGAATCTCCAGGTAGTGGGGGTTGTGCATGATGCCGAGGACGTTGCCGAAGGGGTCGATCACGGCGGCGGTGGCGAAGTCGCTGTCGCCGTGGGCGGTGATCGGCGCGTACTCCTTGGCGCCCATCGACAGCAACTTCTCGAAGGTTCCGGCCAGGTCGTCCACGTGCCAGTGCATCACCGCGCCGCCGGCGGCGTTGGATGCGCCGGGAGGGGCGTACTTCCGGTCGATGAACCCGATCTCGTCCCCGTCGTCGCCGATCCGGAACTCCACGTACGCCGGGGCCGCGGGCGCCACCGGGAACGCGTAGTACGCCTCCTGCTCGAACAGTTCGGTGTACCAGTCACGCGCGGCGGCGAGGTCGTCGGCGTAGAAGCTGATGGTGGCAAATCCTCGGAACATCGGGTTCTCCCTGGTGTCGTTCTCCATTGCGATGAGTCCATCTTGCCGCCTAATAGTGCTCATCCAATGAGCACTTTCCACGGAAAATCCGGAAAATCACGCGGAAACTTTGGGAGGGTGTCGATTCCGGCCTGTCCCGGTCGACGCAGTGATGTGACCAGGGCCGGATCGGACTCTGGCAACGACACGAGGAGACGGAAATGCGAGTCATGGTGCTGGTGCAGACGGACCCGAAGCTCGAGGACACCTACTTCGAGGACCCACGGGCAAATTCCGACCTGGAGGCCATGGGCAGGTTCAACGACGAGCTCCTGAAGGCGGGCGTGATGCTGGCGGGCGAGGGCCTGGCGCCGAGCAGAGAAGGCAAGCGGGTCAGCTTCGGTACGGACGGGCCCAGCGTCGTCGACGGCCCGTTCGCCGAGGCGAAGGAACTCATCGGTGGTTACTGGATCTGGCAGGTCGAGTCGATGGAGGAAGCGGTCGAGTGGATCAAGCGCGGCCCCTTCCACGAAGGCACCCTCGAACTCCGCCGCGTGTATGAGGAAGCCGAGTTCGCCGACGGCTACCCGCAGCCCAAGTAGGCGACCGGTATGTCTGCCTCGGTGCTCTTCATGTCGATGTCGCTCGACGGCTTCATCGCGGGTCCGAACGACACTCCGGACAATCCAGGCGGTGACGGCTTCATGGGGCTCCACGACTGGCTCGTCGACTCGACGGGTGAGATCAGTCGACCCGCTGGGTCGGCCGGCGAGCTGTACGACCTCATCGACGCCAGCGGCGCTGTCCTCGCTGGTCGCCGTACCGTCGAGCAGGTCGACCACTGGGGCGGCAGCCATCACGGCGTACCGGTCTTCGTTCCGAGCCATCGGCCGCCAGGCCCGAGCGTGGCCAACTACCCGATGGTGACCTACGTCCAGGACGGCATTGCCTCAGCGATGGCGCAGGCCAAGGCCGCCGCCGGCTCCCGCGACGTACTGGTCCACGGCGCCTACACGGCTCAACGCGCACTGGAGGCCGGAGTACTGGACGAGCTGATCATCTCCCAGATCCCAATCCTGTTCGGTGACGGTCGCCGCCTGTTCGACGTACTGCCGTCGAGCATCGAGCTGGATGTCGTCGGCGTCACCGACACCCCCGAGGCCACCCACCTCCACTACCGCGTACGACGCTGAGCCGACCGGCGTACGGAGGGAGGTCAGCTGCCAGGGCGCTGGAGTAGGTAGTCCTCGGCGCGCATGG
It encodes:
- a CDS encoding YciI family protein; translated protein: MRVMVLVQTDPKLEDTYFEDPRANSDLEAMGRFNDELLKAGVMLAGEGLAPSREGKRVSFGTDGPSVVDGPFAEAKELIGGYWIWQVESMEEAVEWIKRGPFHEGTLELRRVYEEAEFADGYPQPK
- a CDS encoding RNA polymerase subunit sigma-70, with amino-acid sequence MTVLVRAQAGDENAFRELTAPYFRELHLHCYRMLGSVTDADDVMQEILLAAWRGLDGFAGRSSVRTWLYRIATNRCLNAIRDSKRRPPVEPVPPFDPPAPSRRSEVTWLQPYPDEWLHQLADSEPGPETHAVRRENVELAFIAALQRMPPKQAAALLLVDVLGFATTDVADLMDTSPTAIKGALQRARASLRTSQGSKPADAPSRANSRSSEVPDATNRRGSEIPDAAAERQLARRFAEAFVADDIDAITSMLTDDAWLTMPPAPHEYYGPPAIAAFLHASAEARTGSTLQFEEAGANLQPAFHCYFVDQHHVRRYAGRLVLGIRSDHITHITRFLGPAPATRITQFLGPAAEPS
- a CDS encoding dihydrofolate reductase family protein, translating into MSASVLFMSMSLDGFIAGPNDTPDNPGGDGFMGLHDWLVDSTGEISRPAGSAGELYDLIDASGAVLAGRRTVEQVDHWGGSHHGVPVFVPSHRPPGPSVANYPMVTYVQDGIASAMAQAKAAAGSRDVLVHGAYTAQRALEAGVLDELIISQIPILFGDGRRLFDVLPSSIELDVVGVTDTPEATHLHYRVRR
- a CDS encoding VOC family protein, which encodes MFRGFATISFYADDLAAARDWYTELFEQEAYYAFPVAPAAPAYVEFRIGDDGDEIGFIDRKYAPPGASNAAGGAVMHWHVDDLAGTFEKLLSMGAKEYAPITAHGDSDFATAAVIDPFGNVLGIMHNPHYLEIQAAREAK
- a CDS encoding helix-turn-helix domain-containing protein; translated protein: MAFGSLLREYREHRGWSLGELSRVTHFSRGYLSNVENGRKPATETLARLCDEALRANGALIAASGDELVAKLDRTPWQTAELVQRLQASDATPATLERLHATLVELCCQYSWRDAMELREEAQGWLRHVGELLRRPVGLCAHAELLAAGGWLALLAGCVEYDLGLRAAAESTRTAALQLGAEAGHAEISGWAHEMSAWFALTQGRLLDAIDSAEAGQAVAQQSSVHVQLIAQEAKARARLGQSGLEPLLESGREILDRLPYPDRPDNHFKVDPAKWQYYAMDVHRLAGDDQLARQYATAVIQDNLAPDGTELSPMRIGESRIALAIVAARQGGLEEATTLGLTGLHGTRQSRPSLVMVAGELTHELTTRYPDEPLTHHFTEAARAL
- a CDS encoding nuclear transport factor 2 family protein produces the protein MTETTTTALETVLAYHQAWTSHDFDLAMRYIADDIICHTPAGRLDGAAAFRAFMEPFSQTVTSSTLLSAFGDETTALLMYDTVTTPVPHAPGAELLTVQHARITHLKIIFDRLPFTQAPRSRRPKPIAHQGGRLQRPNASPA